Within Raineyella sp. W15-4, the genomic segment GACAGGGCGAGGTGGACGCCGGTGACGTCGTGGCCGGCGTCGACCATCCGCGCCGCGGCCACCGCCGAGTCGACCCCCCCGGACATCGCCGCCAGGACCTTCATCGCCGCACTCCTCCCGTCGGTCCACGCTCGATCCGTGGTTCCACGGTCAATGCCCGTCGATGGTAGCTCCGCCGCCCAGGGCCCGGCGCGCCCTGGCCAGGGCCTCCGGCAGGGCGGCCAGCAGGGCGGCCACGTCCTCCTCGCCGGTGCCGGCACCGAAGGAGAACCGCAGGCAGGACCGGGCCACCGCCTCGGGCAGCCCCATCGCCAGCAGGACGTGGCTGGTGCTGCTCACCCCCGCACTGCAGGCCGAGCCGACCGAGGCGTCGATGCCGGCGGCGTCCAGCAACAGCAGCAGGTCGTCGGCCTCGCACCCGTCGAAGGCGACGGTGAGGACGGCCGGGCTGGCGGTCGCCGGCAGCAGCGGCCGGACCCCGGGCAGCCGGCCCAGTCCGGCCAACAGCCGGGCCCGGAGGAGCCGCCACCGCTCGGCGCGGCCGGCCAACTCGGCGGCCGCCTCGGCCGCGGCGGCCGCGAAGCCCACCGCCAGCACCGGCGCCAGGGTGCCGGAGCGTACGCCGCGCTCCTGGCCGCCGCCGTGGACGATCGGCGCCGGGGACACCCTGCGGCGGACCAGCAGCGCGCCGATCCCGATCGGTCCGCCCACCTTGTGGGCCGAGATCGACGCCAGGTCGAGGCCGCTGGCGGCGAAGTCGAACGGGACGTGCCCGAAGGCCTGGACGGCGTCGGAGTGCGACCAGGCACCCGCGGAGCGGCACGCCTCGGCCAGCACCTCGACCGGCTGGATCGCGCCGGTCTCGTTGTTCACCGCCATCAGTGAGCCGACCGCGGTGGTCCGGCCGGGCTCCCCGGCCAGGGCGGCCCGGACGGCCTGCGGGTCCACCACCCCGTCGGCCCGGACCGGCAGCCTGACGACGTCGGCGCCGTCACGCTGCAGCGCGGGAACCAGGTCGTGCAGCGCATGGTGCTCGATCGCACTGATCACCACCCGGGGACGGCCCACGGGTTCGCCGGGCCCGGCGGTCCGACGGGCGATCCACGAGCCGTGCACGGCCAGATTGTCGGCCTCGGTCCCACCGGAGGTGAACACCACCTCCATCGGGTGCGCCCCCACAGCGGCGGCGAGTTCCTCCCGGGCCTCCTCCAGCACCCTGCGCGCCGCGCGACCACTGGTGTGCAGACTGGACGCGTTGCCGACCAGCGCCAGGTGCTCGCTCATCGCCCGTGCGGCGCCCGCGGTGAGCGGGCTGGTGGCCGCATGGTCGAGATAGGCACGCGGGTGCGTCGCTGTTCGGATCCCGGGAATCACCTCTGTACGGTATCCTTGCCTGGCGTTTGTTCGGCCCCGTTCCGTGGTGGCCCGTGGAACGGAGGTCCTGCAGGTAGCGTCGACGGCCGACAGCACTGCAGACTACCCGGGTCGACGTACGCCCCGGAGCCAACCCCCATCCGACCAGAAGGACGTTCTCCATGAGTGGCGTCACGCTCACCGCCCCGATCGACTCCAGCGTGCTCGGTGCACGCCTGCTCGCCGGCGGTGCCCGCTTCAGCCTGTGGGCGCCCCGCGCCACCCGGGTCGAACTGGCGCTCGTGGCCCCCGACCGCTCGCAGAAGAACCACGACATGGAGATGGGCAAGGACGGGGTGTGGACCGTCTTCGCCCCCGGCGTCATCGCCGGCCAGCAGTACGGCTACCGGGTGCACGGGGACTGGTCCCCGCAGACGGGTGAGCGGTTCAACCCCGCCAAGCTGCTGCTCGACCCGTACGCCCGGGCGATCACCGGTGGCGTGGACTACTCCGGGCCGATCCTCGACCACACCGCGGAATCGGACTACCTGCCCGATCCGATGGACTCCTTCGCCTCGGTGCCGCTCAGCGTGGTGGTGGCCGACACCCCGCCGCCCACGCCGATCGCCCGGCGCCGGACGATGGCCGAGTCGGTGATCTACGAGGCCCACGTCAAGGGGCTGACCCACCTGCATCCGGCCGTCCCGGAGCACCTGCGCGGGACCTACGGCGGCATCGCCTACCCCGCGGTGATCCAACACCTGGTGGACGCCGGAGTGACGGCGCTGGAGCTGATGCCGGTGCACCACTTCGTGTCCGAGCCGTTCATCATCGGTCGGGGCCTGTCGAACTACTGGGGTTACAACACCCTGGGCTACTTCGCCCCGCACGCTGCCTACTGTTCGGTGGGCACCCGCGGTGAGCAGGTCGCCGAGTTCAAGGCGATGGTCAGCGCGCTACACGAGGCCGGGATCGAGGTCATCCTCGACGTGGTCTACAACCACACCGGTGAGGGCGGCCACGAGGGCCCGACGCTGGCCTGGCGCGGTATCGACCACGGCGCCTACTACCGGCTGACCTCCGACATGCACAACGACTACGACGTCACCGGCTGCGGCAACTCCGTCGACACCTCCCAGCCCGGCGTGCTGCAGATGACCATGGACTCGCTGCGCTACTGGGTGACCGAGATGGGCGTCGACGGCTTCCGGTTCGACCTCGCCACCGAGCTGATCCGCAACGAGAAGCACTACGTCGCCCAGGACCACCCGTTCAAGAAGCTCGTCGCCGCCGACCCGGTGCTGCGCGACATCAAAATGATCGCCGAGCCGTGGGACATGGGTCCGTACGGCTACCAGGTCGGCGCCTGGGGGCCGGGGTGGAGCGAGTGGAACGACCGTTTCCGCGGCCACACCCGCGACTTCTGGCGGGGTGCGGTGCACGGGGTGCAGGAGCTGGCGACCCGGCTGTCCGGCTCCGGTGAACTGTTCCAGCACTCCGGTCGCCGGCCGGAGGCCTCGGTCAACTTCGTCACCGCCCACGACGGTTTCACCATGCGCGACCTGGTGACGTACGACGTCAAGCACAACAACGCCAACGGCGAGGCGAACCGGGACGGTTCGGACGACAATCGGTCCTGGAACTGCGGCGTCGAGGGCGAGACCGAGGATCCGGAGATCGTCGAGCTGCGCCACCGGCAGGTGCGCAACATGATGGCGACCCTGCTGGTCTCCACCGGGGTGCCGATGATCACCGCCGGCGACGAGATCGGCCGGACCCAGCTGGGCAACAACAACGCGTACTGCCAGGACTCCCCCATCTCCTGGGTGCACTGGGACACCGCGGACTCCTGGGCCGACGTACTCGAGGTGACCCGGACCTTCACCCGGCTGCGCGCCGAGCACCCGGTGCTGCGCCCGCAGGACTGGCGCAACGGCGAGTTCGTGGTGGACGCCGCCGGCAGTGAGCTCGGCCGCAAGAACCTCGCCTGGTTCGACGGCGAGGACATCGAGATGGACAACGAGGACTGGCGCGACGGCACCCGACGCACCCTGGGGATGTACGTCTCCGACCTCCACGAGGGCTTCCTGATCTGGGTGCACGGTGGCGACCAGCCCGAGGATGTGCCGCTCCCGGGCGGCCCGTGGGCGTTGAGCTACCAGGTGGTCGCCCACACCGGGCTGGCCGACGAGTTGCCCACCGGCACACTGCCCGCCGACACCCGGCTGCAGCTGCCGGCCCGCTCGGTGGTCGTGCTCCAGGTGGAGCTGCCCGACCGACAGGTGCCCGCCGCGGCGCCGG encodes:
- a CDS encoding cysteine desulfurase family protein, whose translation is MIPGIRTATHPRAYLDHAATSPLTAGAARAMSEHLALVGNASSLHTSGRAARRVLEEAREELAAAVGAHPMEVVFTSGGTEADNLAVHGSWIARRTAGPGEPVGRPRVVISAIEHHALHDLVPALQRDGADVVRLPVRADGVVDPQAVRAALAGEPGRTTAVGSLMAVNNETGAIQPVEVLAEACRSAGAWSHSDAVQAFGHVPFDFAASGLDLASISAHKVGGPIGIGALLVRRRVSPAPIVHGGGQERGVRSGTLAPVLAVGFAAAAAEAAAELAGRAERWRLLRARLLAGLGRLPGVRPLLPATASPAVLTVAFDGCEADDLLLLLDAAGIDASVGSACSAGVSSTSHVLLAMGLPEAVARSCLRFSFGAGTGEEDVAALLAALPEALARARRALGGGATIDGH
- the glgX gene encoding glycogen debranching protein GlgX translates to MSGVTLTAPIDSSVLGARLLAGGARFSLWAPRATRVELALVAPDRSQKNHDMEMGKDGVWTVFAPGVIAGQQYGYRVHGDWSPQTGERFNPAKLLLDPYARAITGGVDYSGPILDHTAESDYLPDPMDSFASVPLSVVVADTPPPTPIARRRTMAESVIYEAHVKGLTHLHPAVPEHLRGTYGGIAYPAVIQHLVDAGVTALELMPVHHFVSEPFIIGRGLSNYWGYNTLGYFAPHAAYCSVGTRGEQVAEFKAMVSALHEAGIEVILDVVYNHTGEGGHEGPTLAWRGIDHGAYYRLTSDMHNDYDVTGCGNSVDTSQPGVLQMTMDSLRYWVTEMGVDGFRFDLATELIRNEKHYVAQDHPFKKLVAADPVLRDIKMIAEPWDMGPYGYQVGAWGPGWSEWNDRFRGHTRDFWRGAVHGVQELATRLSGSGELFQHSGRRPEASVNFVTAHDGFTMRDLVTYDVKHNNANGEANRDGSDDNRSWNCGVEGETEDPEIVELRHRQVRNMMATLLVSTGVPMITAGDEIGRTQLGNNNAYCQDSPISWVHWDTADSWADVLEVTRTFTRLRAEHPVLRPQDWRNGEFVVDAAGSELGRKNLAWFDGEDIEMDNEDWRDGTRRTLGMYVSDLHEGFLIWVHGGDQPEDVPLPGGPWALSYQVVAHTGLADELPTGTLPADTRLQLPARSVVVLQVELPDRQVPAAAPAGAASTPAAPAESGPDKPGEETEGTGDPAGSEQSGAEALGAGV